Proteins from one Azospirillum brasilense genomic window:
- the ubiG gene encoding bifunctional 2-polyprenyl-6-hydroxyphenol methylase/3-demethylubiquinol 3-O-methyltransferase UbiG, with protein sequence MTATAGTAGTAGTVDPQDIARFSAIAAEWWDPTGKFRPLHRLNPLRLAYIRDTLCRRFGRDPLATEPLKGLRIVDIGCGGGLLAEPVARMGATVVGVDAAERNIRTAAAHAAETGTPVDYRATTAEALAASGERFDAVLAMEVIEHVADVPLFVKSCAALTAPGGALFLATLNRTPKSFALAIVGAEYILRWLPRGTHNWRQFLRPGELAAAVRAEGLAIRDLTGITYNPLSDEFRLNPRDLDVNYMGWAERA encoded by the coding sequence ATGACCGCGACCGCCGGAACCGCAGGCACCGCAGGCACTGTCGACCCCCAGGACATCGCCCGCTTTTCGGCCATCGCCGCGGAATGGTGGGACCCCACCGGCAAGTTCCGGCCCCTGCACCGGCTGAACCCGCTGCGGCTGGCCTACATCCGCGACACGCTGTGCCGCCGCTTCGGCCGCGACCCGCTGGCGACGGAGCCGCTGAAGGGCCTGCGCATCGTCGACATCGGCTGCGGCGGCGGCCTGCTGGCGGAGCCCGTCGCCCGCATGGGCGCCACCGTGGTCGGCGTGGACGCGGCGGAGCGCAACATCCGCACCGCCGCCGCCCACGCCGCGGAAACCGGCACCCCCGTCGACTACCGCGCCACCACCGCCGAGGCGCTGGCGGCCAGCGGCGAGCGCTTCGACGCCGTCCTGGCGATGGAGGTGATCGAGCATGTCGCCGACGTGCCGCTGTTCGTGAAGTCCTGCGCGGCGCTGACGGCGCCGGGCGGCGCGCTGTTCCTGGCGACGCTGAACCGCACGCCGAAATCCTTCGCGCTGGCCATCGTCGGGGCGGAGTACATCCTGCGCTGGCTGCCCCGCGGCACCCACAACTGGCGCCAGTTCCTGCGCCCCGGCGAACTGGCCGCCGCCGTGCGCGCCGAGGGGCTGGCGATCCGCGACCTGACCGGCATCACCTACAACCCGCTGTCCGACGAGTTCCGGCTGAACCCGCGTGATCTCGACGTGAATTACATGGGCTGGGCGGAGCGGGCCTGA